In one window of Denticeps clupeoides chromosome 2, fDenClu1.1, whole genome shotgun sequence DNA:
- the kiaa1217 gene encoding sickle tail protein homolog isoform X4 — MSKASRIARPPVAGGASRLPSTRRDIAVGRCPRTLVAGEKLMRTESEGSLRPPAAPRSNGAAQTAQTHTPANTQDGTQSRIRMSTDPQGPQHKPGKGNLKITSPEDSEQLSVRKGASANATGSRPEAKGNRGVSRRHTVGGARGSREILAMQPSEMDKKREAFLEHLKQKYPHHASAIMGHQERLRDQNRRGAQSPTQLSVCGEQVEQLSLGSLDALEVMSEYDALTSPFTRGSRSRASLPVVRSANQTKDRSLGVLLLQYGDDIKQIRMPNEITGLDTVKALFVSAFPQQLSMKMLESPGMAIYIRDDMRNIYYELTDVRNITDHSCLKVYNKDPAHAFRPNNGDIRIHRELMYSGRDGPHPLRQPTVAAHPPHMMQIPISPPTPHHNMPASPSRIPFAGLRPGSALGNSTMPRERMSHTVSAPVATAVRSASPCPSAILERRDVKPDEDLVSKGGPAMREGLYAEPHHLIHHGPPPTPDQLDHVFHTHHSGTLRSYNTEPVAVDHPSLYRQKSRKYTDSQLPTLGSKTPPSSPHRMVPTEIRMIDPHPTQSQSPIVLMDRASPIRQSLRKEGAAIGMETMAKTRSSVPSPAISDFQGHAGHDPEARERMTVMEKQIASLTGLVQHALLKGSNSNGTKESSSDRQMKNGSPVHSSNSAGASSDFPLNGSPASTTPVSSGPRQVNLVYFQKNISDLRLQLQQMRQLQLQNQECMHEQLKRAEQEITARLKELLKQPEEPLQRQRELVDEDRHKYLTMEERVLTQLGDLECYVENLRSAGQRSVGLKEVEDGAVSLRKVGEGLAGLKAEFPSLQGRMRAVLRVEVEAVKFLKEEPHKLDSMLKRVKMLTDTLSTLRRCATDGLQKPLEPVTVWNKDCSAPPKELQDPSSFAAPIVTDPQGSSVRSEVVNLTNMVIHRAQSSPVPTQQSQHSAVPNTVALPQDSNLDPIPSKNHPPQTGSPVKRKKATPSNLEPMPLQSHSTASNRIPSKGATNPSLFIEEIQSSQGIIKSRALSIEAAEKEWEEKRLNMAQYDGKEFEKILQQAEANILRGISNLVVTSGVDGSLAPPAVPENVTEKPDTAVVSIAKENPLSDLSTEKTEKLSRPATAEVEKSATPSLEKKNRVSTQDGTPKLIMEKISKSPPPPPPRKNSSSSTGLTTTRSGEVVFTGRKDSVSTQEGEDTPASPQTKTETPPEVKNKPSTPPPSKVASPITEEEDEGEKIMAELQVFQKCPNQGTGLKGAVEHTRVEPQVREIRPGVIPPLREKKQNSEHREDQNTDIDENGNNTRHQSPGVIYYVTGQISKDTTGLEEPIEFRGQSLCPPTQVSHVNASDQSQRHQQVVTDGHTSIPDSNGLVRPQGPSMRPQKSLSLLVSQKASFTSPMEEPTSPTQGTLHTVKAAPLQVSIEEKVEVPLVRHVSASSPVEEVLLIHSEENSGFKSAGELQVQVRKYDKEEECDEGAGLSPDLPGEEAPPPPDNIAFMITNSKVQPLSTGEYQNLVNAKKGNVQTVTVGKRDSTASVSTADTERNNNKKPVIIIFDEPMDIRSAYKRLSTIFECEEDLERMLSEERIEEESEEYEEEEENCEGLQVKHRPPWGKVYDGKCPEGVISSSVSEDQNCNMRKSSSSSCSSLSEGSVDAKQDFKKKFKFKFPKKQLAALTQALRSGNKSGKKTLQVVVYEDEEEYDGTIRQQKEAKRFEIVRSAPSAPTSSENLKPSSASSADPYCRTDEIRKSTYKTLDSLEQTIKQLETTINEMGPQASEEKSKPPELPKSEGFQTTEMTEQSKPPPTSLSKILGHRSQPSKGPNLKKKPKPQLLPRPATIPSAGVSVTPVPTQKNPTAVSPTSRMPVPASVKARQQTGASDRTSKQQKLQDSQRQLRQANGSAKRSAGDHKTTSPPVSASKIPAFSSSSGKGLSQSAPNSDATNSINSSLHPLSSSSSLPPPHKSSIPSPRPAPNSSSHIPSLSNGALKLAPPTHNTKGLSFSTQTQNGRPSFSSSSNSPSSSSHSSLSPTLLGQGMKSIRTIHTPSFTTSYNRTQNGNSSKSAIPTITSVKDTA, encoded by the exons AATCGCAGAGGTGCGCAGAGCCCGACGCAGctgtcagtgtgtggggagcaggTGGAGCAGCTGTCCCTGGGCTCACTGGACGCTCTGGAGGTCATGTCTGAGTATGATGCACTCACATCCCCCTTTACCAGGGGCAGCCGGTCCCGAGCGAGCCTGCCGGTGGTCCGATCCGCCAACCAGACCAAGGACCGGTCCCTAG GTGTACTGCTCCTGCAGTACGGGGATGACATCAAGCAGATCCGCATGCCAAATGAGATCACAGGTCTGGACACAGTCAAGGCTCTGTTTGTCAGTGCTTTCCCCCAGCAGCTCAGCATGAAGATGCTTGAGTCACCTGGTATGGCCATCTATATCAGGGATGACATGAGGAACATCTACTACGAGCTCACAGATGTCAG GAACATCACAGACCACTCCTGCCTGAAGGTGTACAACAAAGACCCTGCCCATGCCTTCCGGCCCAATAACGGAGACATCAGG ATCCACAGAGAACTGATGTACTCTGGCCGGGACGGCCCCCACCCACTGCGTCAACCAACTGTGGCCGCGCACCCTCCTCACATGATGCAGATTCCCATCTCTCCCCCAACCCCTCACCACAACATGCCCGCTTCACCCTCCAGAATCCCTTTCGCCGGGCTTCGTCCTGGCAGTGCACTTGGCAACTCCACCATGCCCCGTGAGCGGATGTCACACACTGTCTCTGCCCCTGTGGCAACTGCAGTCCGCTCCGCCTCCCCCTGTCCGAGCGCCATCCTTGAGCGGCGGGACGTTAAACCAGATGAGGACTTGGTCTCTAAAGGTGGTCCAGCCATGAGAGAGGGCTTATATGCAGAACCACATCATCTGATCCATCACGGCCCACCACCCACACCCGACCAGCTGGATCACGTGTTCCACACCCATCACAGCGGCACTCTCCGTTCATATAACACAGAGCCGGTTGCTGTCGATCACCCATCCCTCTACCGACAGAAATCCAGGAAGTACACTGACAGCCAGCTGCCCACACTGGGATCGAAAACCCCTCCTTCCTCACCACATAGGATGGTGCCCACTGAGATACGGATGAttgacccccaccccacccagtcCCAGAGCCCTATAGTGCTGATGGACAGAGCCTCGCCCATACGGCAGTCACTCAGGAAGGAGGGTGCTGCTATTGGCATGGAAACCATGGCAAAGACACGCAGCAGTGTGCCGTCTCCGGCCATATCTGACTTTCAGGGTCATGCTGGACATGACCCGGAGGCGCG AGAGAGAATGACCGTTATGGAGAAGCAAATAGCCAGTCTAACTGGCCTTGTTCAGCATGCACTTTTAAAGGGGTCTAACTCTAATGGCACCAAGGAATCATCCAG tgaCAGGCAAATGAAGAATGGCTCCCCTGTTCACAGCTCAAACAGTGCAG GAGCTTCCTCTGATTTTCCTCTGAATGGCAGCCCTGCATCAACCACACCTGTCAGCTCTGGTCCTAGACAGGTTAACCTTGTCTACTTCCAGAAGAACATCTCAGACCTCCGGCTCCAGCTGCAGCAGATGAGACAACTACAG ctacagAATCAGGAATGCATGCATGAGCAGCTGAAACGGGCAGAGCAGGAGATCACTGCCCGGCTGAAGGAGCTTCTGAAGCAACCCGAGGAGCCtctacagagacagagagagctgGTGGATGAGGACAGACACAAATACCTCACCATGGAGGAGAGGGTCCTCACACAGCTAGg GGATCTGGAATGCTACGTGGAGAATCTGAGGAGTGCCGGGCAGAGGTCAGTTGGTCTCAAAGAGGTGGAGGACGGAGCGGTGAGCCTACGGAAGGTTGGAGAGGGGCTGGCTGGACTCAAAG CGGAGTTCCCATCGCTGCAGGGACGGATGCGGGCAGTGTTGAGGGTAGAAGTGGAGGCAGTAAAATTTCTGAAGGAGGAGCCACACAAGCTGGACAGCATGCTGAAGAGAGTGAAGATGCTCACAGACACACTGAGTACTCTCAGGAG GTGTGCCACAGATGGCCTGCAGAAACCTTTAGAACCTGTTACCGTGTGGAACAAGGACTGTAGTGCCCCTCCAAAAGAGCTGCAGGATCCTTCATCATTTGCAGCACCCATCGTGACTGATCCTCAGGGTTCCTCTGTGAGGTCAGAGGTTGTGAACTTAACTAACATGGTCATTCACCGTGCCCAGAGCTCACCGGTGCCAACACAGCAATCTCAGCATTCTGCTGTACCTAACACAGTAGCCCTTCCACAAGACAGCAACTTAGACCCCATTCCTAGCAAGAACCATCCGCCCCAGACAGGCAGTCCAGTGAAGCGCAAGAAAGCTACTCCCTCAAACCTCGAACCGATGCCACTACAGAGCCACAGCACTGCAAGTAACAGGATACCTAGCAAAGGAGCTACCAATCCAAGCCTGTTTATTGAAGAGATCCAGAGCTCCCAAGGCATAATCAAGAGCAGAGCCCTGAGTATAGAG gCTGCAGAGAAAGAATGGGAGGAGAAACGCTTGAACATGGCTCAGTATGATGGGAAGGAGTTTGAGAAAATCCTCCAGCAGGCTGAAGCCAACATACTAAGAGGCATCTCCAACCTGGTGGTGACCAGTGGAGTGGATGGTTCACTTGCACCCCCTGCTGTCCCAGAGAATGTAACAGAGAAACCAGACACTGCAGTGGTCAGCATTGCAAAAG AAAACCCACTATCAGACTTAAGTACGGAGAAGACCGAGAAGCTGTCCAGACCAGCTACAGCAGAAGTGGAGAAATCAGCCACACCCAGTCTggagaaaaagaacagagtCAGCACTCAGGATGGAACACCAAAGCTGATCATGGAGAAAATCAGCAAGTCCCCTCCTCCGCCTCCACCACGCAAAAATTCCTCCTCCAGCACTGGTCTCACTACCACACGCTCAGGAGAAGTGGTCTTCACCGGGAGAAAGGACTCTGTCTCCACACAG GAGGGAGAGGATACCCCTGCATCTCCTCAGACTAAAACAGAGACTCCCCCAGAGGTTAAGAACAAGCCTTCCACCCCTCCTCCTTCAAAAGTTGCTTCACCCATAAccgaggaggaagatgaaggtgaAAAGATCATGGCAGAGCTACAG GTTTTCCAGAAGTGCCCCAATCAGGGCACTGGACTCAAGGGTGCTGTAGAGCACACTCGAGTTGAGCCTCAGGTCAGGGAGATAAGGCCAGGTGTCATACCACCCCTCAGAGAGAAAAAG CAGAATTCTGAGCATCGAGAAGACCAGAACACTGACATAGATGAGAATGGAAACAACACTCGCCATCAGAGTCCTGGG GTCATCTACTATGTCACGGGGCAAATCTCCAAGGATACAACTGGACTGGAGGAGCCAATCGAGTTCAGAGGCCAAAGTCTTTGCCCTCCCACACAGGTGTCACATGTCAATGCTTCTGACCAATCCCAAAGACATCAGCAGGTTGTGACTGATGGCCACACCAGTATTCCTGATAGTAATGGTCTAGTAAGACCCCAAGGGCCCAGCATGCGTCCCCAGAAATCACTGTCCCTCTTGGTTTCACAGAAGGCAAGTTTTACCTCCCCAATGGAGGAGCCTACCAGTCCCACCCAAGGGACACTTCATACAGTCAAAGCTGCTCCTCTGCAGGTCAGCATAGAAGAGAAGGTAGAGGTCCCTCTGGTGCGCCATGTGTCAGCTTCCTCGCCAGTAGAGGAGGTTTTGCTAATCCATTCAGAAGAGAATTCGGGATTCAAATCAGCAGGTGAGCTGCAAGTGCAGGTGCGAAAGTATGACAAAGAAGAAGAGTGTGATGAAGGGGCAGGTCTGAGTCCTGATCTTCCAGGGGAGGaagccccaccccctcctgATAACATTGCCTTCATGATCACCAACAGCAAAGTCCAGCCTCTCTCCACTGGTGAATACCAGAACCTTGTTAATGCCAAGAAGGGAAATGTACAGACAGTCACTGTAGGTAAAAGGGACAGCACAGCCTCTGTGTCAACAGCAGATACTGAGCGCAACAATAATAAGAAGCCAGTTATCATCATCTTTGATGAACCCATGGACATTCGTTCTGCATACAAGCGCCTCTCCACTATTTTTGAGTGTGAGGAGGACCTGGAGCGAATGCTGTCAGAAGAGCGGATCGAGGAGGAAAGTGAGGAgtatgaggaagaagaggaaaacTGTGAAGGATTGCAGGTAAAACACAGACCTCCATGGGGAAAGGTGTATGATGGAAAATGCCCAGAGGGGGTGATCTCTTCTTCAGTCAGTGAAGATCAGAATTGCAACATGCGCAAATCGTCGTCTTCATCATGCTCATCCTTGTCAGAGGGCTCTGTGGATGCTAAACAGGATTTCAAGAAGAAATTTAAGTTTAAATTCCCCAAGAAGCAGCTAGCAGCTCTGACCCAGGCCCTCCGGTCAGGAAACAAGTCTGGAAAGAAGACTTTGCAAGTTGTGGTctatgaggatgaggaagagtaTGATGGGACTATCAGGCAGCAGAAGGAGGCCAAGCGTTTTGAGATAGTCAGGTCAGCACCATCAGCACCTACCTCATCTGAGAACTTGAAACCAAGTAGTGCCTCTTCTGCAGACCCTTATTGTCGGACAGATGAGATTCGTAAAAGCACCTACAAGACTCTGGACAGCCTGGAGCAGACCATCAAACAGCTGGAAACCACCATTAATGAAATGGGCcctcaggcatctgaggagAAGTCCAAACCCCCTGAGTTGCCCAAGTCGGAAGGCTTCCAAACTACTGAAATGACGGAGCAGAGCAAGCCACCACCTACTTCCTTGTCCAAAATTCTTGGGCACAGGTCTCAGCCAAGCAAGGGACCCAACCTCAAGAAGAAACCCAAGCCACAGCTCCTGCCTCGACCTGCAACCATACCTTCAGCTGGGGtctctgtcacaccagtccCTACCCAAAAG AACCCAACAGCAGTATCGCCCACTAGTCGGATGCCAGTGCCTGCGTCTGTGAAGGCCAGACAGCAGACGGGCGCATCAGACAGGACATCCAAACAGCAAAAACTGCAGGACTCTCAGAGGCAGTTACGCCAG GCTAATGGAAGTGCTAAAAGATCTGCTGGAGATCACAAAACCACTTCCCCTCCTGTGTCTGCCTCTAAAATCCCAGCTTTTTCCTCTAGCTCAGGAAAAGGCCTGTCCCAATCTGCACCTAACTCAGATGCCACTAATTCCATTAACTCTTCATTGCATCCTttatcctcctcttcctcgctccCTCCCCCTCACAAATCCTCTATCCCCAGCCCTCGTCCTGCCCCTAACTCCTCCTCTCACATTCCATCTCTGTCTAACGGAGCTTTGAAACTAGCCCCGCCCACTCACAACACTAAAGGCCTCTCCTTCTCTACACAGACGCAAAACGGTCGCccctccttctcttcctcctccaactccccctcctcttcctcccactCCTCTTTGTCACCCACTTTATTGGGTCAGGGCATGAAGAGCATCCGCACCATACACACCCCAAGCTTCACCACCAGCTACAACCGGACACAAAATGGGAACAGCAGCAAAAGTGCCATCCCCACCATTACATCAGTCAAGGACACGGCCTAG
- the kiaa1217 gene encoding sickle tail protein homolog isoform X8, giving the protein MSKASRIARPPVAGGASRLPSTRRDIAVGRCPRTLVAGEKLMRTESEGSLRPPAAPRSNGAAQTAQTHTPANTQDGTQSRIRMSTDPQGPQHKPGKGNLKITSPEDSEQLSVRKGASANATGSRPEAKGNRGVSRRHTVGGARGSREILAMQPSEMDKKREAFLEHLKQKYPHHASAIMGHQERLRDQTLQLMLSSLLSEIDMQRYLLKLKHLQQNRRGAQSPTQLSVCGEQVEQLSLGSLDALEVMSEYDALTSPFTRGSRSRASLPVVRSANQTKDRSLGVLLLQYGDDIKQIRMPNEITGLDTVKALFVSAFPQQLSMKMLESPGMAIYIRDDMRNIYYELTDVRNITDHSCLKVYNKDPAHAFRPNNGDIRIHRELMYSGRDGPHPLRQPTVAAHPPHMMQIPISPPTPHHNMPASPSRIPFAGLRPGSALGNSTMPRERMSHTVSAPVATAVRSASPCPSAILERRDVKPDEDLVSKGGPAMREGLYAEPHHLIHHGPPPTPDQLDHVFHTHHSGTLRSYNTEPVAVDHPSLYRQKSRKYTDSQLPTLGSKTPPSSPHRMVPTEIRMIDPHPTQSQSPIVLMDRASPIRQSLRKEGAAIGMETMAKTRSSVPSPAISDFQGHAGHDPEARERMTVMEKQIASLTGLVQHALLKGSNSNGTKESSSDRQMKNGSPVHSSNSAGASSDFPLNGSPASTTPVSSGPRQVNLVYFQKNISDLRLQLQQMRQLQLQNQECMHEQLKRAEQEITARLKELLKQPEEPLQRQRELVDEDRHKYLTMEERVLTQLGDLECYVENLRSAGQRSVGLKEVEDGAVSLRKVGEGLAGLKAEFPSLQGRMRAVLRVEVEAVKFLKEEPHKLDSMLKRVKMLTDTLSTLRRCATDGLQKPLEPVTVWNKDCSAPPKELQDPSSFAAPIVTDPQGSSVRSEVVNLTNMVIHRAQSSPVPTQQSQHSAVPNTVALPQDSNLDPIPSKNHPPQTGSPVKRKKATPSNLEPMPLQSHSTASNRIPSKGATNPSLFIEEIQSSQGIIKSRALSIEAAEKEWEEKRLNMAQYDGKEFEKILQQAEANILRGISNLVVTSGVDGSLAPPAVPENVTEKPDTAVVSIAKENPLSDLSTEKTEKLSRPATAEVEKSATPSLEKKNRVSTQDGTPKLIMEKISKSPPPPPPRKNSSSSTGLTTTRSGEVVFTGRKDSVSTQEGEDTPASPQTKTETPPEVKNKPSTPPPSKVASPITEEEDEGEKIMAELQVFQKCPNQGTGLKGAVEHTRVEPQVREIRPGVIPPLREKKQNSEHREDQNTDIDENGNNTRHQSPGVIYYVTGQISKDTTGLEEPIEFRGQSLCPPTQVSHVNASDQSQRHQQVVTDGHTSIPDSNGLVRPQGPSMRPQKSLSLLVSQKASFTSPMEEPTSPTQGTLHTVKAAPLQVSIEEKVEVPLVRHVSASSPVEEVLLIHSEENSGFKSAGELQVQVRKYDKEEECDEGAGLSPDLPGEEAPPPPDNIAFMITNSKVQPLSTGEYQNLVNAKKGNVQTVTVGKRDSTASVSTADTERNNNKKPVIIIFDEPMDIRSAYKRLSTIFECEEDLERMLSEERIEEESEEYEEEEENCEGLQVKHRPPWGKVYDGKCPEGVISSSVSEDQNCNMRKSSSSSCSSLSEGSVDAKQDFKKKFKFKFPKKQLAALTQALRSGNKSGKKTLQVVVYEDEEEYDGTIRQQKEAKRFEIVRSAPSAPTSSENLKPSSASSADPYCRTDEIRKSTYKTLDSLEQTIKQLETTINEMGPQASEEKSKPPELPKSEGFQTTEMTEQSKPPPTSLSKILGHRSQPSKGPNLKKKPKPQLLPRPATIPSAGVSVTPVPTQKNPTAVSPTSRMPVPASVKARQQTGASDRTSKQQKLQDSQRQLRQTQNGRPSFSSSSNSPSSSSHSSLSPTLLGQGMKSIRTIHTPSFTTSYNRTQNGNSSKSAIPTITSVKDTA; this is encoded by the exons acCCTGCAGCTCATGctgtcctctctcctctctgagATTGATATGCAGAGGTATTTGCTGAAACTCAAGCACCTCCAGCAA AATCGCAGAGGTGCGCAGAGCCCGACGCAGctgtcagtgtgtggggagcaggTGGAGCAGCTGTCCCTGGGCTCACTGGACGCTCTGGAGGTCATGTCTGAGTATGATGCACTCACATCCCCCTTTACCAGGGGCAGCCGGTCCCGAGCGAGCCTGCCGGTGGTCCGATCCGCCAACCAGACCAAGGACCGGTCCCTAG GTGTACTGCTCCTGCAGTACGGGGATGACATCAAGCAGATCCGCATGCCAAATGAGATCACAGGTCTGGACACAGTCAAGGCTCTGTTTGTCAGTGCTTTCCCCCAGCAGCTCAGCATGAAGATGCTTGAGTCACCTGGTATGGCCATCTATATCAGGGATGACATGAGGAACATCTACTACGAGCTCACAGATGTCAG GAACATCACAGACCACTCCTGCCTGAAGGTGTACAACAAAGACCCTGCCCATGCCTTCCGGCCCAATAACGGAGACATCAGG ATCCACAGAGAACTGATGTACTCTGGCCGGGACGGCCCCCACCCACTGCGTCAACCAACTGTGGCCGCGCACCCTCCTCACATGATGCAGATTCCCATCTCTCCCCCAACCCCTCACCACAACATGCCCGCTTCACCCTCCAGAATCCCTTTCGCCGGGCTTCGTCCTGGCAGTGCACTTGGCAACTCCACCATGCCCCGTGAGCGGATGTCACACACTGTCTCTGCCCCTGTGGCAACTGCAGTCCGCTCCGCCTCCCCCTGTCCGAGCGCCATCCTTGAGCGGCGGGACGTTAAACCAGATGAGGACTTGGTCTCTAAAGGTGGTCCAGCCATGAGAGAGGGCTTATATGCAGAACCACATCATCTGATCCATCACGGCCCACCACCCACACCCGACCAGCTGGATCACGTGTTCCACACCCATCACAGCGGCACTCTCCGTTCATATAACACAGAGCCGGTTGCTGTCGATCACCCATCCCTCTACCGACAGAAATCCAGGAAGTACACTGACAGCCAGCTGCCCACACTGGGATCGAAAACCCCTCCTTCCTCACCACATAGGATGGTGCCCACTGAGATACGGATGAttgacccccaccccacccagtcCCAGAGCCCTATAGTGCTGATGGACAGAGCCTCGCCCATACGGCAGTCACTCAGGAAGGAGGGTGCTGCTATTGGCATGGAAACCATGGCAAAGACACGCAGCAGTGTGCCGTCTCCGGCCATATCTGACTTTCAGGGTCATGCTGGACATGACCCGGAGGCGCG AGAGAGAATGACCGTTATGGAGAAGCAAATAGCCAGTCTAACTGGCCTTGTTCAGCATGCACTTTTAAAGGGGTCTAACTCTAATGGCACCAAGGAATCATCCAG tgaCAGGCAAATGAAGAATGGCTCCCCTGTTCACAGCTCAAACAGTGCAG GAGCTTCCTCTGATTTTCCTCTGAATGGCAGCCCTGCATCAACCACACCTGTCAGCTCTGGTCCTAGACAGGTTAACCTTGTCTACTTCCAGAAGAACATCTCAGACCTCCGGCTCCAGCTGCAGCAGATGAGACAACTACAG ctacagAATCAGGAATGCATGCATGAGCAGCTGAAACGGGCAGAGCAGGAGATCACTGCCCGGCTGAAGGAGCTTCTGAAGCAACCCGAGGAGCCtctacagagacagagagagctgGTGGATGAGGACAGACACAAATACCTCACCATGGAGGAGAGGGTCCTCACACAGCTAGg GGATCTGGAATGCTACGTGGAGAATCTGAGGAGTGCCGGGCAGAGGTCAGTTGGTCTCAAAGAGGTGGAGGACGGAGCGGTGAGCCTACGGAAGGTTGGAGAGGGGCTGGCTGGACTCAAAG CGGAGTTCCCATCGCTGCAGGGACGGATGCGGGCAGTGTTGAGGGTAGAAGTGGAGGCAGTAAAATTTCTGAAGGAGGAGCCACACAAGCTGGACAGCATGCTGAAGAGAGTGAAGATGCTCACAGACACACTGAGTACTCTCAGGAG GTGTGCCACAGATGGCCTGCAGAAACCTTTAGAACCTGTTACCGTGTGGAACAAGGACTGTAGTGCCCCTCCAAAAGAGCTGCAGGATCCTTCATCATTTGCAGCACCCATCGTGACTGATCCTCAGGGTTCCTCTGTGAGGTCAGAGGTTGTGAACTTAACTAACATGGTCATTCACCGTGCCCAGAGCTCACCGGTGCCAACACAGCAATCTCAGCATTCTGCTGTACCTAACACAGTAGCCCTTCCACAAGACAGCAACTTAGACCCCATTCCTAGCAAGAACCATCCGCCCCAGACAGGCAGTCCAGTGAAGCGCAAGAAAGCTACTCCCTCAAACCTCGAACCGATGCCACTACAGAGCCACAGCACTGCAAGTAACAGGATACCTAGCAAAGGAGCTACCAATCCAAGCCTGTTTATTGAAGAGATCCAGAGCTCCCAAGGCATAATCAAGAGCAGAGCCCTGAGTATAGAG gCTGCAGAGAAAGAATGGGAGGAGAAACGCTTGAACATGGCTCAGTATGATGGGAAGGAGTTTGAGAAAATCCTCCAGCAGGCTGAAGCCAACATACTAAGAGGCATCTCCAACCTGGTGGTGACCAGTGGAGTGGATGGTTCACTTGCACCCCCTGCTGTCCCAGAGAATGTAACAGAGAAACCAGACACTGCAGTGGTCAGCATTGCAAAAG AAAACCCACTATCAGACTTAAGTACGGAGAAGACCGAGAAGCTGTCCAGACCAGCTACAGCAGAAGTGGAGAAATCAGCCACACCCAGTCTggagaaaaagaacagagtCAGCACTCAGGATGGAACACCAAAGCTGATCATGGAGAAAATCAGCAAGTCCCCTCCTCCGCCTCCACCACGCAAAAATTCCTCCTCCAGCACTGGTCTCACTACCACACGCTCAGGAGAAGTGGTCTTCACCGGGAGAAAGGACTCTGTCTCCACACAG GAGGGAGAGGATACCCCTGCATCTCCTCAGACTAAAACAGAGACTCCCCCAGAGGTTAAGAACAAGCCTTCCACCCCTCCTCCTTCAAAAGTTGCTTCACCCATAAccgaggaggaagatgaaggtgaAAAGATCATGGCAGAGCTACAG GTTTTCCAGAAGTGCCCCAATCAGGGCACTGGACTCAAGGGTGCTGTAGAGCACACTCGAGTTGAGCCTCAGGTCAGGGAGATAAGGCCAGGTGTCATACCACCCCTCAGAGAGAAAAAG CAGAATTCTGAGCATCGAGAAGACCAGAACACTGACATAGATGAGAATGGAAACAACACTCGCCATCAGAGTCCTGGG GTCATCTACTATGTCACGGGGCAAATCTCCAAGGATACAACTGGACTGGAGGAGCCAATCGAGTTCAGAGGCCAAAGTCTTTGCCCTCCCACACAGGTGTCACATGTCAATGCTTCTGACCAATCCCAAAGACATCAGCAGGTTGTGACTGATGGCCACACCAGTATTCCTGATAGTAATGGTCTAGTAAGACCCCAAGGGCCCAGCATGCGTCCCCAGAAATCACTGTCCCTCTTGGTTTCACAGAAGGCAAGTTTTACCTCCCCAATGGAGGAGCCTACCAGTCCCACCCAAGGGACACTTCATACAGTCAAAGCTGCTCCTCTGCAGGTCAGCATAGAAGAGAAGGTAGAGGTCCCTCTGGTGCGCCATGTGTCAGCTTCCTCGCCAGTAGAGGAGGTTTTGCTAATCCATTCAGAAGAGAATTCGGGATTCAAATCAGCAGGTGAGCTGCAAGTGCAGGTGCGAAAGTATGACAAAGAAGAAGAGTGTGATGAAGGGGCAGGTCTGAGTCCTGATCTTCCAGGGGAGGaagccccaccccctcctgATAACATTGCCTTCATGATCACCAACAGCAAAGTCCAGCCTCTCTCCACTGGTGAATACCAGAACCTTGTTAATGCCAAGAAGGGAAATGTACAGACAGTCACTGTAGGTAAAAGGGACAGCACAGCCTCTGTGTCAACAGCAGATACTGAGCGCAACAATAATAAGAAGCCAGTTATCATCATCTTTGATGAACCCATGGACATTCGTTCTGCATACAAGCGCCTCTCCACTATTTTTGAGTGTGAGGAGGACCTGGAGCGAATGCTGTCAGAAGAGCGGATCGAGGAGGAAAGTGAGGAgtatgaggaagaagaggaaaacTGTGAAGGATTGCAGGTAAAACACAGACCTCCATGGGGAAAGGTGTATGATGGAAAATGCCCAGAGGGGGTGATCTCTTCTTCAGTCAGTGAAGATCAGAATTGCAACATGCGCAAATCGTCGTCTTCATCATGCTCATCCTTGTCAGAGGGCTCTGTGGATGCTAAACAGGATTTCAAGAAGAAATTTAAGTTTAAATTCCCCAAGAAGCAGCTAGCAGCTCTGACCCAGGCCCTCCGGTCAGGAAACAAGTCTGGAAAGAAGACTTTGCAAGTTGTGGTctatgaggatgaggaagagtaTGATGGGACTATCAGGCAGCAGAAGGAGGCCAAGCGTTTTGAGATAGTCAGGTCAGCACCATCAGCACCTACCTCATCTGAGAACTTGAAACCAAGTAGTGCCTCTTCTGCAGACCCTTATTGTCGGACAGATGAGATTCGTAAAAGCACCTACAAGACTCTGGACAGCCTGGAGCAGACCATCAAACAGCTGGAAACCACCATTAATGAAATGGGCcctcaggcatctgaggagAAGTCCAAACCCCCTGAGTTGCCCAAGTCGGAAGGCTTCCAAACTACTGAAATGACGGAGCAGAGCAAGCCACCACCTACTTCCTTGTCCAAAATTCTTGGGCACAGGTCTCAGCCAAGCAAGGGACCCAACCTCAAGAAGAAACCCAAGCCACAGCTCCTGCCTCGACCTGCAACCATACCTTCAGCTGGGGtctctgtcacaccagtccCTACCCAAAAG AACCCAACAGCAGTATCGCCCACTAGTCGGATGCCAGTGCCTGCGTCTGTGAAGGCCAGACAGCAGACGGGCGCATCAGACAGGACATCCAAACAGCAAAAACTGCAGGACTCTCAGAGGCAGTTACGCCAG ACGCAAAACGGTCGCccctccttctcttcctcctccaactccccctcctcttcctcccactCCTCTTTGTCACCCACTTTATTGGGTCAGGGCATGAAGAGCATCCGCACCATACACACCCCAAGCTTCACCACCAGCTACAACCGGACACAAAATGGGAACAGCAGCAAAAGTGCCATCCCCACCATTACATCAGTCAAGGACACGGCCTAG